attctgCCTATGTGATGCTGAAGAACAGACTGACATACAATTCACCtggaagaaaattaatgtcatAGAATTTTCataccatttttttgtttccatcaaAGGATGAAAAGAATCAGATGATGACTACAAACGTCTGGGTCAAGCAAGTATGAAATGATGAGAGATTAAATGCAGGCTAAAAATACACTTCAATACATAATAAAAAGTTACTGTATAAATTATGACAAATGTTCTCCTGTAGGAATGGAATGATTACAAACTCCGCTGGAACCCTGAGGAGTATGAAAATGTCACCTCCATCCGCATCCCCTCAGAGATTATCTGGAGGCCTGACATTGTCCTCTATAACAAGTGAGAATCTGTATCAATACTTTGAATGTTAAATGCAGTTCAGACTCTTCTCAGTCACACAGTGTGCTTCCTGTGCTcctaaatgttgtcattttcaatGCAAAAAATATTCATATCACAAGTGCTGTTCAAATTGTGATGATTTAATTCCAACAGATGGCATGACTAGAAGGAAAACGTGGTGCTGTTGCACCACACATCTTGTCCTGTGCCAATGCCATAAAGTAATTTACCTGAAATAAATGTGAACAAGGTCAGTCTTAATGGATGTGCTCACAAACAAAGCTCAGTATCACAAGAAGTAGTACATTAGGCAAGGAATTAGAAGATGAAATGTAATTGGATGTGTTTCAGAGGGCTGGAGATAAAACTGTCCAGTGTGAGCGCCTCAGGTCAACCTGtattagtttaatttaaaattcaGGAAATTGACTAATACGAAAAACTGTACCAACTGCATCACAATTTCCTAAAAAAAGATGCATGTCACAACAGGATATGAAATGGATAGAGttgaattaaatgcaaaataataaagataaaaagGATCTTTTAACTTTATTAGATCACTACGTTTCTTAGTCTGTGCAAATACTTGAGCATTAGTGTTCTAAATGAGCTACAACTAAACTGAAGACGACTGAGTGGTTTGCAGCAGGTTTGCAGTGATTTGAGAGGTTTAGGGTTCATAAAGAGATGAATCAATTGAACATAAGGCAGACGATAAAAGAAAGGGCAGGTTTCACAGAGAGAACACTACCCTCTagtattttgtctttgtcataaaaacatatttgaatGTAGTACATCAGACAATGTAAATGTGAAGGCCATTGGTATCAATGAACAACTATTCTTGCTTTATTGCAAAAATTCagtttacaaaactgtgacaAGTGtgaactgaaaaagaaaaagaattcaATTAGAATATTGTGTAGTGATGTACAGTCGTCAACAGAGATGAAAAAGTTGACACTGTGTTACTCCTCAGCAGATACAAAAGATATCACCATTTATGCAGTGGTTTAGTCAATCATTCAACTAGAAATAGCGCTAGCTTTTAGTTTCTGGAGCGCACTGATTGTAAAAACTGATTGTTTATTCTTGTTCAGAAAttgtatttataaaaaaataaattaaaagcctCTAAATCTTTGGTCAAGTTCCACTGACTTGCTGTTTCTGGAGATTTCAATTGAAAACATCCTTTGAATCTTCCTGGCTACTGAGTAAGCATTACCTGCTGAGGACGACCGTGTGATGAggtagaaaatgttaaaaaatcaGCTGACCTTGACCAATCAAAAGTTCTGCTCCAAGAGATCACACATAAGTAAAACCTCACAGGACAACTTTTGTTGGAGGTAAAAATGTAAAGTGTTTGATGAATGCCCTTTATTTCCTATTCTTCATCTGCAGTGCTGATGGCGACTTTGCAGTAACTCACCTCACAAAGGCTCATCTGTTCTATGACGGTCAGATAAAGTGGATGCCTCCCGCCATTTATAAGTCTTCATGCAGCATAgatgtcacattttttccttttgacCAGCAAAGCTGCAAGATGAAGTTTGGCTCTTGGACATATGACCGTGCCAAGATTGATCTGATCAGCATGGCCAATGACGTGGACCAGATGGACTACTGGGAGAGCGGCGAGTGGGTCATTGTCAATGCAGTGggcaaatacaacacaaaaaagtaCGAGTGCTGCACGGAGATCTATGCAGACATCACTTACTACTTCATCATTCGAAGGCTTCCCTTGTTCTACACTATTAACCTCATCATCCCCTGTCTGCTTATCTCCTGTTTGACTGTGCTGGTGTTCTATTTGCCGTCACAATGTGGAGAGAAGATTACTTTGTGTATTTCAGTGTTACTATCCCTCACGGTGTTCCTCCTACTGATCACAGAGATTATACCATCCACGTCACTGGTGATTCCACTGATCGGTGAATACCTTTTGTTCACCATGGTCTTTGTCACACTCTCCATCATAATTACTGTGTTTGTATTAAACGTACATCACCGATCGCCACAAACACACGGAATGCCCCACTGGGTGCGGAGAGTGTTCCTGGACATGGTACCTCGAGTCCTCTTCATGAAACGTCCACCAGGCACAGCAAAGCAGAACTGCAAGAAGCTTATTGAGATGATGCACCGTCCACACACGATAACTACTACAGGCAACTCACAAGCCCTTTGGACGTGGTTTGAGACAGGGTCCAGACAGATGGCCCAGACAGAGAATACACTCCCAAAGACACCATCCGACAGTCCAGGCATCCTTGTCTGCTCACCGTCTCCCCCCTCTTCACCTCTTGAGAACCACAATGAGGAAGGTCTCCCACCAAAAGCCAGCATTTTCAGCCCAGCCATGTCTGGTCAGTATTCAGTCCTTTCAGAGAACCAAACTCTACGGGGACACAACTCTGCTGCCATGTCCTTTTCCCAGTTGTCCTTGCCCCCATCTTTGCCACTGTGCTCACTTCGCAGCCTGTCCAGGGAAGACACAAGTACACTGGCCCCGAACGGTCGTTCTGTCAGTGCAGAGCAAATGTGTGACCAACAGCTCCCTCAGAGAGATGGACATCGGTGTCGCTCCCGCAGCTTCCAGTACTGTTGTCTGCATGATGATGGGCTCACTGGGATCACAGGACAAGTGAAGAAACCAGCCCTGATAGATCAACCAGCAGAAACCCCAACAGCAGAGGCCACTAAAGACGCAAGTACACAACAGGATACTACGATTCCAACTATATCCCCAGCAATGCAACAGGCCATCGAGGGAGTACAGTACATCGCTGATCATCTCAGGGCAGAAGATGCAGACTTTTCAGTGAGttgacagattttttcatttaagTAACCAGTACAGCCTTGTCCATGACAAAAATGCTGATTATGATGTGCAGAATCTGTATTTCAAGTTTCAGCTCAGATTCTGCACATGTTGTTCATGCTACCATTCTTATATTACTGTTGATTTGAGGTTTGTTCCAGACTGACTATTTTAGAGTCTGTATCTTTAAAGCCAAAGGAATTGCTGTTGCGTCCACCTCTTTCATGAAGAGAGGGTGGTATTTTCTCTTAATTTGTGAATCCTTACACATACTGAGGATACATGCAATAATTTTCATTGcatgaaaaatgtgattttgacaTAATATGACCatatattatttaatatttttggaaTATAATCCTTGTAGAATGTGCAACAGGTATTTTTACTGCAGATTTGAGCAGTTATTAGAACATGTAAAACTGTGATATTAAATCTAAATTTTTAATATACAACCCCAATAGTTTAAATTGTACCCCAGTGGGTCAGCATTCCTAAcatctcattttgtttgttacaacacaacacaacacaacacaacacaacacaacacaactacCTGTTAATTTTTTCTTGTCATTCAACTGAAGTGAGGCAGAAAAGGTACAttaaataactagaaaagcactcagagagcacagtactccgccaaggctgctcagtcattgtaggatttctgatggattaaatctttaaaaaatttgtggtccGCAGCGGTCAATTTATTGTAGAATCGCAATcctgtgatcatcagcaggcagctgatgtagtgttcacttgttctagtgcagaaaaacaaactataTAGTAAAAtaagtagggctggcccgaatagtggtttctggccttcgaatattcgggccctattaaagacgaatatccggatattcattACGCCCCATAACGTCCAACCGGGGGGGTGGGGGAGACGGGGGAGACGGGCCGAATATTTGGATCCGTTTGTGTGGTTCGTGCGGCGGCACGGCAGCGGCGGCGGAGATGGCCCGAATAGTCGGATTCATTTGTCTGGTCTCctgggtccacattttgccctcgtttagtctgtagttaaactgaagaattcccaaacactggtcttcagcatcttgtcttgtgtttatgcaacgaagtgaagcgtgacttcagagtcagcggatattcagataccaaaatgaatatccggatagtgccgtagcgaacgaatattcggatattcgggtccagccctaaaaataagtgttgttgtcatagttacagtgatggcGTGTCGCTATCtcgcagaaatctttaacaaatctgcgGATCCAGACTATACATCGCATccctaccaaaatctaatcacttggtcatttctgactttacctgaaaatttcatccaaatcagttaGTCCGttgttgagtaatgttgttaacagacagacagacagacaaacaaaccaacagtgattgtcacataactccaccacgctCTTTGTTAGAGTAATAATCAGACTGAATTTTACAGAGGGAAATTTATGATATAATAATGTGTGCATAAAGCAGGAGGGACAGGGGACAAGCATAGACAGAGTTGTAACCATTAATTGTAATGGTTAACATGTACACCAGCCAAACAAGTCTCTGTAATTCTGGCACTCGCTGCAGTCTTAACTGTTCTCTCTACTCTTGTCATCATGCAATAGAATATCAAACCAAAGTATTTCCTAAATGACAAGCTAGCCTTTATGGTTGTCAGAATGAGCTTTTGGTGAAATGAACAGTTCGTATTGTTTGCAACTGGTAACAACAACATATATCTGACCCCCTTCATTATTGTGGTTAAAGTACTTTATCTGCAGTGTCTTTCATGTAACTTACCGTTCCTCATGCACTTTCATGTCTGATGTGGGACACTGTAGAGTCTCCCTGTTGATGTATGACATAATGCACGACTGATTTTGATGCTCATATCAGAAAGTGACATACTACATTTGCCTTTGATGATGTTGCCTAGCAACACAGGCAACTCTTAGGCTCCACCTACAGACAGCCAACGGTCTGCTGAGTACCTCAGAAGACCCTGAACTACCCCCAAAAGAGCCAACACTGATGCAAACAACTTCAAACTTGACACTGCACTTAGGCATGTCCCTAGCGACAGATCAGAAGTACAGCGCACAAGATCTGTCAAGTacagaaagagacacacatGAACAGACAGATCCTTTCATTTGTTGGTAACATTAAATACGTGTTTTTATCACTGTGTATGCATAGCTACCAGCATTCTTCATatacttttatttaaatatgctGTGCTTGGAGGTTTCGCAAGTGCATCTATGAGGGAAAGATATAGACCAAATCATCTGTGCCAACACTGGTAAAATAAATAGTGATAAATTTAGTCAGTAATAACAGCAACCAGCATTTTCTGATTATAAAAAAATTCTTTATAAACTTGTTTTTCTTACAATGTGGAACTTAATATTACCAGTTACACaaacactactgtttaaaagtttgaggtcacacaggcaatttcatgttttccatgaaaacacacattttttcatatgctaacataattgcacaagggttttctaatcatcagttagcctttcagcaccattagctaacacagtgtagcattagaacacaggagtgatggttgctggaaatgttcctctgtacctctctgtagatattccatttaaaatcattcatttccaactagaatagtcattaacCACAGTAACAATGTCTATAAAAAATTGCTTTCctatcaaaaataaggacatttctaagtgaccccaaactttataATGGTAGTATATGAACAATGACATAACATAAATAAATTCTGCAAAACAATTGGAGAAGTTTGGTGAAACTGATTCTTGTGTTGAGTCGTACTGTAAGGCTTTAGTTTTGGCAGAGTAGAGAGAAACATTGTTCATCTTAATTTCTTTGAAATATGTTCTTGAAAATAATTTCAGTTAGAAGAGGGCTAAGCATAAAATAGTTAAGTATACAGCAATGACACAGCATTAACTGCTGAGTTGCTAGGCAAAATTGCAGGGTCTGCGTGGAATGGGGGGAGATgtctgaaatgtaaaatataatgaaacttATTGTATTTACTGACATTAGTCACTGTCAATGCTACAATGCATTTTCTCCAGCTGCGGCCAGAAAGGGTCTGCCTTTAAAACAACGGGACCTCAGCAATTTGaccttgatgtttttttatgagaaacacaagcaaggatTGACTGACATTTAGGAGATAGCAGCCtcataatgaaaaaaatcagccattcgAGAGAAATCAATCAAGGGTGAAAACTGACAGCTGGTAAAAAGAAAGGTGGTGTGGTGTGCAATGTGAAATGTCCCTCTGTGCTGTTTCTCTTCTCTGCCAGGTGAAGGAGGACTGGAAGTATGTGGCCATGGTCATTGACAGGATATTCCTCTGGATGTTTGTGTTGGTGTGTATACTGGGATCTGTGGGACTCTTTCTTCCACCTTGGTTGGCTGGAATGATCTAGAATCAACATCGAGGACACTGGACGCTAACTGGAGAATGTGCTGtattatattgtaaaaaaaaatggtgggGGTTATCATTGATCttataattttttattatttttcaaagcAACTACAAGTCCTTGCTCTTACCCCGGGTTATCAAAAGGTTACTCATGGAGGGACAAGATGAAATTTCTATCATTGATTCCAGTAGGTATTTCAATTATTTATGAGGGCAAAAGGCCAACAGAGAAAATATCCTTCCACGCCACTCCATTCTGACATTGAGAAGTAGAGCTCAAGCTGTCACCTTTGTAAAGAAGTAAAAAACCAGACCcatttacagcagcagataACACTACAGAAAGACCAAGCAGGTTTGATTTACATATCTCACTTTTAACATTCCTAAAACAATGTCAGTGCTGCGGTATCTTGACAACAGAACAGCCGACAGTGTATCACGCTCACCAAATATTCATAAGAATATGTTCATTAAATAATGTTGTTTCTGTGAGTCCTGATTGTCAGAATTCTTTGCTGGGAAGAGTTTCTGTGTAAATTCAGTTTTGTGCAATGGTCACTGCATAGATAAGCACACATACATGTTTGAGGCTTTCTAATCCTGACAATTAAACAATCACATTTATGCAATAACTCTTAATAATAATTTAGCCTTTGGTGGGGGAAGTGTTTAAATTCACTCTCTCCAGTTGCTTAAGCCCTCCTCCCCTCAACCACAAAAACTTAAAGAACATATAAAAGAAGAGGACATGTCTACTTTAGTTCCTTTTCTTGATAAACAGAATAGGAATAGACAAAAATGAGTTTCGCAGCCAAAATTATTCCTTTTGGCATTGATACTaaagtgaattttaaaaaatatgcaccacattaattatgaaaacatttcaatactttttttaaaaaagaaaaccagcCTCCACTCTGCATTATGAGCTGAGTCCTGTACAATCAGCTCTGAAACTGAACAGCTTTATGggtgtaaaagaaaaagaaagctgcCCTTGACGCACAAACAGGTCACAGTTTTCTGTCAGTGACAGACAGTAGACGGGGTGAGAGGCTGAGGATGAAGTCAGGTCTGAATTAAACACACCCAGAGTGATGCCAGCAAGTTTATGGTgactgttaatttaaaaaaacattaacgtAAGACACCAATCCCCAAGCTATcacatgttatttatttatttattaacctTTACTTAACCAGGAGAAATCTCACTGAGATTAAGAACCTTTTTTTCAAGGGAGTCCTGGTCAATATAGgagcagcaaatacaaaacagttaCAAAGTTACACATTTAAGACActagcaaaaaacaaatgaaaaactgcatttacaaGCAAGTTATGAAACACAAGTGCATTTTGTGACGTCAGCCTCAAGAAGTCGCAGTTTAGATTTAAAAGTTCTCACTGAGATTAACTCGGTtaatttccagtctttctgcaaCACATTCCATGCAAAAGGTGCAGAGTAAACAAAAGCCTTTTCACCCAATTCAGTGCGGGCATATGGAATAGAAAGCAACAAATGATCTTGTGAACAGAGAGAGTAAAGATCAGCACTTTTCTGTGCAGTTAGAGAACAAATTTAGGTGGGCAGTAGTCCAAGTATTGCCttatttacactaccattcaaaagtttagggttacgcaggcaatttcatgttttccatgaaaacacacacttttattcatgtgctaacataactgcacaaggggtttctaatcatcaattagcctttcaacacaattagctaacacaatgtagcattaaaacacaggagtgatggttgctggaaatgttcctttgtacccctatggagatattccattaaaaatcagcagtttccagctagaatagtcatttaccacattaaccatgactagactgcatttctgattattttaatgttcattgaaaaaaaatagttttctttcaaaataaaggacatttaagtgaccccaaacttttgaacagtagtgtatgaaAGTAAACCAATGACGGATCCTTCCTGTGGCTAAAGCCGGCCATCCCACCCGAGAGTATAACTCGCAGTCATGTGTTGACACTTTAAGTTTATGTGAAACGATGTTAGTAAATGTGGTAAATCCATTACAATATATTATTATCTTAGGATGGCTTTATAATTGAATGACTCCAACGTTTTATGAAAACCATCACATTTAGTTCATTATCATATACAGTGAGGCAAAAAAGTATTTAGTCAGCCACCAATTGTACAAATTCTCccacttaaaatgatgacagaggtctgtaattttcatcataggtacacttcaactgtgagagacagaatatggaaaaaaatccaggaaatcacattgtgggattttaaaattatttttttttaattatggtggaaaataagtatttggtcaATAACAAAAGTCCAActcaataaaatataatataaagaaGTAATGTAACCTTTTTTGTCAATGACAGAGGTCAAATGTTTACGGTAGTTCTTCACCAGGTTTGCACATACTGTAGCTGGTATTTTGGCCCATTCTTCCATGCAGATCAATTGAGCAGTGATGTTTTGGGGCTGTCGCCAGGCAACACAGACTTTCAACTCCCTCCACAAATTTTCTATAGGGTTGAGTTCTGGAGACTGGCTAGGCCACTCCAGGACTTTTAAATGCTTCTTACAGAGCCACTCCTTTGTTGCCCGGGCGGTGTGTTTGGGATCATTGTCATTCTGGAAGACCCAGCCACATTTCATCTTCAATGCTCTCACTGATGGAAGGAGGCTTTGGCTCAAAATCTCACAATACATGGCCCCATTCATTCTTTCCTTAACACCGATCAGTCGTCCTGTCCCCTTTGCCgaaaaacagccccaaagcatgatgtttccacccccatgcttcacagtaggtATGGTGTTCTTGAGATGCAACTCAGTattcttcttcctccaaactTGACGAGTTGATTTTATAccaaaaagttctattttggtttcatctgaccacatgAAATTCTCCCAATCCTCTTCTGGATCATCCATATGCTGTCTGGTAAACTTCAGACGGACCTGGACATGTACTGGCTTAAGCAGGGGGACACGTCTGGCACTGCAGGATTTGATTCTGTTGGCGTAGTGTGGTACTGATGGTAGCCTTTGCCACTTTGGTCCCAGCTCTCTGCAGGTCATTCACCAGGTCCCCCCATGTAGTTCTGGGATTTTTGCTCACCGTTGTCATGATCATTTTCACCCCACGGGATGAGATCTTGTGTGGAGCCCCAGATCGAGGGAGATTATCAGTGGTCTTGTATGTCTTTCATGTTCTAATAATTGCTCCCACAGTTGATTTATTCACACCAAGCTGCTTGCCTATTGTAGATTCACTCTTCCCAGCCTGGTGCAGGTCTAAAATTTTGTTCCTGGTGTCCTTCGACAGCTCTTTGGTCTTGGTCATGGTGGAGTTTGGAGTCTGACTGTTTGAGGCTGTGGACAGGTGTCAGTTATACAGATAACGAGTTCAAACAGGTGCCATCAATACAGGTAAcgagtggaggacagaagagccTCTTAAAGAAGTTACAGGTCTGTGAGAGCCAGAGATCTTGCTTGTTTGTAGGtgaccaaatacttattttccaacgtaatttacaaataaattctttaaaaatcctacaatgtgatttcctggattttttcCCCATATTCTGTCCCTCACAGTTGAAGTGTAactatgatgaaaattacagacctctgtcatcattttaagtgggagaacttgcacaattggtggctgactaaatatttttttgcccCACTGTAGACCTGACTTTTGCTGAATGGATCTTTTCAAAATCTGCACCAGCAAGAATTGAACATAATTTAAACTTAACAATCAGAAGAATGataatacatttaatttaaaaatcacttttaatTTACAGAAATCTCAAACTTGCTAAAGATTACCTCATCAGTTttgtgtgaaacatttttagctATTAAGTAAAGGTTTATTGTTtcgcaggacattgaaacaacTTGGCACAGAATTGTGAGCTGTGTTGAGTCATAAATACTGTATAAGAGGACCATGGATGTTTTCCTCCGTATTTTCAAAGATGCTGACCTGGCATGCTCTCTTACATTAGTAGCTCGGCCCGAGGGGATGGCAGGTTGGTCTGTCTGTCATTTGGTAAGTACCTCTTCCACTCTGGTCCACactaaaaaataagacaatgtGGGCGTTCATGGCTCTCAGTGAATGAGTTCTGTGACTCTAGTGATCTTTACCTCAAGCATCAAAATCAGGTCGACATTTCCAGTTTTCAGTGTTGTATGGGCAATTGGACTGACATGAAATCTGGTACGTGCCTAATGCTATCCTCTGAATTACTTTCATTAATTTTGGTTATCCCTTCACCTTTGCACCATTGTCAGG
The window above is part of the Acanthochromis polyacanthus isolate Apoly-LR-REF ecotype Palm Island chromosome 6, KAUST_Apoly_ChrSc, whole genome shotgun sequence genome. Proteins encoded here:
- the chrna4b gene encoding neuronal acetylcholine receptor subunit alpha-4b, which codes for MDIYKYLSLLIFTLPPQVCFQVRPRAHAEERLLQNLFVNYNKLSRPVQNTTDTVLVHFGLSIAQLIDVDEKNQMMTTNVWVKQEWNDYKLRWNPEEYENVTSIRIPSEIIWRPDIVLYNNADGDFAVTHLTKAHLFYDGQIKWMPPAIYKSSCSIDVTFFPFDQQSCKMKFGSWTYDRAKIDLISMANDVDQMDYWESGEWVIVNAVGKYNTKKYECCTEIYADITYYFIIRRLPLFYTINLIIPCLLISCLTVLVFYLPSQCGEKITLCISVLLSLTVFLLLITEIIPSTSLVIPLIGEYLLFTMVFVTLSIIITVFVLNVHHRSPQTHGMPHWVRRVFLDMVPRVLFMKRPPGTAKQNCKKLIEMMHRPHTITTTGNSQALWTWFETGSRQMAQTENTLPKTPSDSPGILVCSPSPPSSPLENHNEEGLPPKASIFSPAMSGQYSVLSENQTLRGHNSAAMSFSQLSLPPSLPLCSLRSLSREDTSTLAPNGRSVSAEQMCDQQLPQRDGHRCRSRSFQYCCLHDDGLTGITGQVKKPALIDQPAETPTAEATKDASTQQDTTIPTISPAMQQAIEGVQYIADHLRAEDADFSVKEDWKYVAMVIDRIFLWMFVLVCILGSVGLFLPPWLAGMI